In a genomic window of Muntiacus reevesi chromosome 1, mMunRee1.1, whole genome shotgun sequence:
- the CEPT1 gene encoding choline/ethanolaminephosphotransferase 1 isoform X3 has protein sequence MSGHRSTRKRCGDSHPESPLGFGHMTTPGCVLNKLFQLPTPPLSRHQLKRLEEHRYQSAGRSLLEPLMQGYWEWLVGRVPSWIAPNLITIIGLSINICTTVLLVFYCPTATEQAPLWAYIACACGLFIYQSLDAIDGKQARRTNSSSPLGELFDHGCDSLSTVFVVLGTCITVQLGTNPDWMFFCCFAGTFMFYCAHWQTYVSGTLRFGIFDVTESQIIIIICQLLTGTLGPWFWNFTIPVLNIQMKIFPALCTVAGTIFSCTNYFRVIFTGGVGKNGSTIAGTSVLSPFLHIGSVITLAAMIYKKSAVQLFEKHPCLYILTFGFVSAKITNKLVVAHMTKSEMHLHDTAFIGPALLFLDQYFNSFIDEYIVLWIALVFSFFDLIRYCVSVCNQIASHLHIHVFRIKVSTAHSNHH, from the exons ATGAGTGGGCATCGGTCAACAAGGAAACGATGTGGAGATTCTCACCCGGAGTCCCCTTTGGGCTTCGGGCATATGACTACTCCCGGGTGTGTATTAAATAAGTTGTTCCAGTTACCTACACCACCATTGTCAAGACATCAACTTAAGCGGCTAGAAGAACACAGGTATCAGAGTGCCGGACGGTCCTTGCTTGAGCCTTTGATGCAGGGGTACTGGGAATGGCTCGTTGGAAGAGTTCCCTCCTGGATCGCTCCAAATCTCATCACGATCATTGGATTGTCAATAAACATCTGTACAACTGTTTTATTAGTCTTCTACTGCCCTACAGCTACAGAGCAG gCACCTCTGTGGGCGTATATTGCTTGTGCATGCGGCCTTTTCATTTACCAGTCTTTGGATGCTATTGATGGGAAACAGGCAAGAAGAACTAATAGTAGTTCTCCTTTGGGAGAACTTTTTGATCATGGGTGTGATTCACTATCGACAg tttttgtggTTCTTGGAACTTGTATTACAGTGCAACTGGGGACAAACCCTGATTggatgtttttttgttgttttgctggGACATTCATGTTCTATTGTGCACACTGGCAAACATACGTTTCTGGAACATTGCGATTTGGAAT ATTCGATGTTACAGAGTCCCAGATCATAATTATAATATGCCAGCTTCTCACAGGAACCCTGGGACCTTGGTTCTGGAACTTCACG ATTCCAGTGCTGaatattcaaatgaaaatttttcCTGCGCTTTGTACTGTAGCAGGGACCATATTTTCCTGTACAAATTACTTCCGTGTAATCTTCACaggtggtgttggaaaaaatggATCAACGATAGCA GGAACAAgtgtcctttctcctttcctccataTTGGATCAGTAATTACATTAGCTGCAATGATCTACAAGAAATCAGCAGTTCAGCTTTTCGAAAAGCATCCCTGTCTTTATATATTGACATTTGGTTTTGTATCTGCCAAAATCACCAATAAGCTTGTG GTGGCACACATGACCAAAAGTGAGATGCATCTGCATGACACAGCCTTCATCGGGCCAGCACTGTTGTTTCTGGACCAgtattttaacagctttattgatgaGTATATTGTACTTTGGATAGCCCTG gttttctctttctttgatttGATTCGCTACTGTGTTAGCGTTTGCAATCAGATTGCATCTCACCTGCATATACATGTCTTCAGAATCAAGGTCTCTACAGCTCATTCTAATCATCATTAA
- the CEPT1 gene encoding choline/ethanolaminephosphotransferase 1 isoform X1 has protein sequence MSGHRSTRKRCGDSHPESPLGFGHMTTPGCVLNKLFQLPTPPLSRHQLKRLEEHRYQSAGRSLLEPLMQGYWEWLVGRVPSWIAPNLITIIGLSINICTTVLLVFYCPTATEQAPLWAYIACACGLFIYQSLDAIDGKQARRTNSSSPLGELFDHGCDSLSTVFVVLGTCITVQLGTNPDWMFFCCFAGTFMFYCAHWQTYVSGTLRFGIFDVTESQIIIIICQLLTGTLGPWFWNFTVTARIFMLSNEQWRELNKDGTFVMHRIPVLNIQMKIFPALCTVAGTIFSCTNYFRVIFTGGVGKNGSTIAGTSVLSPFLHIGSVITLAAMIYKKSAVQLFEKHPCLYILTFGFVSAKITNKLVVAHMTKSEMHLHDTAFIGPALLFLDQYFNSFIDEYIVLWIALVFSFFDLIRYCVSVCNQIASHLHIHVFRIKVSTAHSNHH, from the exons ATGAGTGGGCATCGGTCAACAAGGAAACGATGTGGAGATTCTCACCCGGAGTCCCCTTTGGGCTTCGGGCATATGACTACTCCCGGGTGTGTATTAAATAAGTTGTTCCAGTTACCTACACCACCATTGTCAAGACATCAACTTAAGCGGCTAGAAGAACACAGGTATCAGAGTGCCGGACGGTCCTTGCTTGAGCCTTTGATGCAGGGGTACTGGGAATGGCTCGTTGGAAGAGTTCCCTCCTGGATCGCTCCAAATCTCATCACGATCATTGGATTGTCAATAAACATCTGTACAACTGTTTTATTAGTCTTCTACTGCCCTACAGCTACAGAGCAG gCACCTCTGTGGGCGTATATTGCTTGTGCATGCGGCCTTTTCATTTACCAGTCTTTGGATGCTATTGATGGGAAACAGGCAAGAAGAACTAATAGTAGTTCTCCTTTGGGAGAACTTTTTGATCATGGGTGTGATTCACTATCGACAg tttttgtggTTCTTGGAACTTGTATTACAGTGCAACTGGGGACAAACCCTGATTggatgtttttttgttgttttgctggGACATTCATGTTCTATTGTGCACACTGGCAAACATACGTTTCTGGAACATTGCGATTTGGAAT ATTCGATGTTACAGAGTCCCAGATCATAATTATAATATGCCAGCTTCTCACAGGAACCCTGGGACCTTGGTTCTGGAACTTCACGGTAACTGCTAGAATATTCATGCTGTCCAATGAACAATGGCGTGAACTCAATAAAGACGGCACCTTTGTCATGCACAga ATTCCAGTGCTGaatattcaaatgaaaatttttcCTGCGCTTTGTACTGTAGCAGGGACCATATTTTCCTGTACAAATTACTTCCGTGTAATCTTCACaggtggtgttggaaaaaatggATCAACGATAGCA GGAACAAgtgtcctttctcctttcctccataTTGGATCAGTAATTACATTAGCTGCAATGATCTACAAGAAATCAGCAGTTCAGCTTTTCGAAAAGCATCCCTGTCTTTATATATTGACATTTGGTTTTGTATCTGCCAAAATCACCAATAAGCTTGTG GTGGCACACATGACCAAAAGTGAGATGCATCTGCATGACACAGCCTTCATCGGGCCAGCACTGTTGTTTCTGGACCAgtattttaacagctttattgatgaGTATATTGTACTTTGGATAGCCCTG gttttctctttctttgatttGATTCGCTACTGTGTTAGCGTTTGCAATCAGATTGCATCTCACCTGCATATACATGTCTTCAGAATCAAGGTCTCTACAGCTCATTCTAATCATCATTAA
- the CEPT1 gene encoding choline/ethanolaminephosphotransferase 1 isoform X2: MSGHRSTRKRCGDSHPESPLGFGHMTTPGCVLNKLFQLPTPPLSRHQLKRLEEHRYQSAGRSLLEPLMQGYWEWLVGRVPSWIAPNLITIIGLSINICTTVLLVFYCPTATEQAPLWAYIACACGLFIYQSLDAIDGKQARRTNSSSPLGELFDHGCDSLSTVFVVLGTCITVQLGTNPDWMFFCCFAGTFMFYCAHWQTYVSGTLRFGIIDVTEVQIFIIIMHLLAVIGGPPFWQSMIPVLNIQMKIFPALCTVAGTIFSCTNYFRVIFTGGVGKNGSTIAGTSVLSPFLHIGSVITLAAMIYKKSAVQLFEKHPCLYILTFGFVSAKITNKLVVAHMTKSEMHLHDTAFIGPALLFLDQYFNSFIDEYIVLWIALVFSFFDLIRYCVSVCNQIASHLHIHVFRIKVSTAHSNHH; encoded by the exons ATGAGTGGGCATCGGTCAACAAGGAAACGATGTGGAGATTCTCACCCGGAGTCCCCTTTGGGCTTCGGGCATATGACTACTCCCGGGTGTGTATTAAATAAGTTGTTCCAGTTACCTACACCACCATTGTCAAGACATCAACTTAAGCGGCTAGAAGAACACAGGTATCAGAGTGCCGGACGGTCCTTGCTTGAGCCTTTGATGCAGGGGTACTGGGAATGGCTCGTTGGAAGAGTTCCCTCCTGGATCGCTCCAAATCTCATCACGATCATTGGATTGTCAATAAACATCTGTACAACTGTTTTATTAGTCTTCTACTGCCCTACAGCTACAGAGCAG gCACCTCTGTGGGCGTATATTGCTTGTGCATGCGGCCTTTTCATTTACCAGTCTTTGGATGCTATTGATGGGAAACAGGCAAGAAGAACTAATAGTAGTTCTCCTTTGGGAGAACTTTTTGATCATGGGTGTGATTCACTATCGACAg tttttgtggTTCTTGGAACTTGTATTACAGTGCAACTGGGGACAAACCCTGATTggatgtttttttgttgttttgctggGACATTCATGTTCTATTGTGCACACTGGCAAACATACGTTTCTGGAACATTGCGATTTGGAAT AATTGATGTGACTGAAGTGCAAATCTTCATAATAATCATGCATTTGCTGGCAGTGATTGGAGGACCACCTTTTTGGCAATCTATG ATTCCAGTGCTGaatattcaaatgaaaatttttcCTGCGCTTTGTACTGTAGCAGGGACCATATTTTCCTGTACAAATTACTTCCGTGTAATCTTCACaggtggtgttggaaaaaatggATCAACGATAGCA GGAACAAgtgtcctttctcctttcctccataTTGGATCAGTAATTACATTAGCTGCAATGATCTACAAGAAATCAGCAGTTCAGCTTTTCGAAAAGCATCCCTGTCTTTATATATTGACATTTGGTTTTGTATCTGCCAAAATCACCAATAAGCTTGTG GTGGCACACATGACCAAAAGTGAGATGCATCTGCATGACACAGCCTTCATCGGGCCAGCACTGTTGTTTCTGGACCAgtattttaacagctttattgatgaGTATATTGTACTTTGGATAGCCCTG gttttctctttctttgatttGATTCGCTACTGTGTTAGCGTTTGCAATCAGATTGCATCTCACCTGCATATACATGTCTTCAGAATCAAGGTCTCTACAGCTCATTCTAATCATCATTAA